The following proteins are co-located in the Paraburkholderia phytofirmans PsJN genome:
- a CDS encoding MFS transporter — MSENNEVAATAVPAESPKNWLNRTVAGAGITSALGDFCYETTTVILPGFLAVLGVPAAMLGIIEGIADAVAAFTKMVSGYIADRLGHRKLLVLLGYGLTPVGQVLIALAAGWPLLLLGRIVSWFGKGLRGPLRDAIVIQAVSPATRGRAFGFHRAADTIGAVLGPLLGVALLGWAKALPWLGATGPFRLALWASVIPGVLAVLAFLTLVRDPERSSNPALRFFSSLRTLPRRFRRYLGAVGIFGIGDFSHSLLILAATTLLTPRLGTIEAAQVAGLLYVWRNVVQVAVSYPVGVAADRTGHLPVLVAGYVLGALTAALMALAFWWHIDSVPLLAGIFLVAGLYVAVQEALESTVTAEMVQPDTLAISYGALGTVNGTTKFVSSAIVGTVWTAATPMLGFALAAVLMIAGTIALARLERRA, encoded by the coding sequence ATGAGTGAAAACAACGAAGTCGCTGCGACTGCAGTACCCGCCGAGTCGCCAAAAAATTGGCTTAACCGCACCGTGGCGGGCGCGGGGATTACGAGTGCGCTTGGCGATTTCTGCTATGAGACAACGACTGTTATCCTGCCCGGCTTTCTGGCCGTACTCGGCGTTCCAGCCGCCATGCTGGGCATCATCGAAGGCATTGCCGATGCCGTGGCCGCATTCACGAAGATGGTCTCGGGCTACATCGCCGACCGGCTGGGGCATCGCAAGCTGCTGGTTTTGCTCGGCTATGGCCTGACACCGGTCGGACAGGTGCTGATCGCGCTGGCGGCGGGCTGGCCCTTGCTGCTGCTTGGACGCATCGTGTCGTGGTTTGGCAAGGGACTGCGCGGCCCGCTGCGCGATGCGATCGTGATTCAGGCCGTGTCGCCGGCAACGCGCGGCCGGGCGTTCGGCTTTCACCGGGCGGCCGATACGATCGGTGCCGTGCTCGGCCCGTTGCTCGGCGTCGCGTTGCTGGGCTGGGCAAAGGCATTGCCCTGGCTCGGCGCCACAGGCCCGTTCCGTCTGGCCCTGTGGGCCTCGGTGATTCCAGGCGTGCTGGCCGTGCTGGCGTTTCTGACACTGGTCAGGGACCCAGAGCGTTCGTCGAATCCGGCGCTCAGATTTTTCAGCTCGCTGCGCACCTTGCCACGGCGGTTCAGGCGCTATCTCGGGGCCGTTGGCATTTTCGGCATCGGCGATTTCTCCCACAGCCTGCTGATTCTGGCCGCGACGACCCTGCTCACACCGAGACTCGGCACGATCGAGGCCGCACAGGTGGCGGGCCTGCTTTACGTGTGGCGCAATGTCGTTCAGGTTGCGGTCTCGTATCCGGTGGGCGTGGCAGCCGACCGGACCGGCCATCTCCCCGTGCTGGTTGCGGGGTACGTGCTGGGCGCGCTCACGGCAGCGCTGATGGCGCTCGCGTTCTGGTGGCACATCGACAGCGTGCCTTTGCTGGCAGGTATTTTTCTGGTCGCCGGGCTGTATGTCGCCGTGCAGGAAGCGCTGGAATCGACGGTCACTGCGGAAATGGTCCAGCCCGATACGCTCGCCATCAGCTATGGTGCGCTCGGCACCGTGAACGGTACGACAAAATTCGTTTCAAGCGCGATCGTCGGCACGGTATGGACAGCCGCCACCCCAATGCTTGGCTTCGCGCTGGCGGCTGTGCTGATGATCGCCGGAACCATCGCGCTCGCCCGCCTGGAAAGACGGGCATGA
- a CDS encoding acyltransferase family protein has translation MSSTVGCIGNFDFCGKDPSLIDTYRRAQVIWKSNAKPSAFRIRWFGQRSYELQLLHIVVLGILHEYVTRQYVGLYAKPLWLVFYLAAAALVAQIVFRYFSEPLNRLFRRGVLHSSAGYVR, from the coding sequence GTGTCTTCGACGGTAGGGTGCATCGGGAATTTCGATTTTTGCGGCAAAGACCCGAGCCTGATCGATACATATCGCCGAGCACAGGTAATTTGGAAGTCGAACGCGAAGCCGTCGGCCTTTCGAATCCGCTGGTTCGGACAGCGCAGCTATGAGCTTCAACTGCTCCACATTGTCGTGCTCGGCATCTTGCATGAATACGTAACGCGCCAGTACGTCGGGCTGTATGCGAAGCCGCTCTGGCTGGTGTTTTATCTGGCCGCCGCCGCACTTGTCGCCCAAATCGTCTTCCGATATTTCTCCGAGCCCCTCAACAGGTTGTTCAGGCGCGGCGTTCTACATTCGTCCGCCGGATATGTGCGCTAG
- a CDS encoding CobW family GTP-binding protein encodes MQAPAELSRIPVTILTGFLGAGKTTLLNRILTEHHGGRVAVIENEFGEAGIDNELLVQDGNEQIIEMNNGCICCTVRGDLVRILSTLAARRDAGELGFDRVIVETTGLADPAPVAQTFFADEAVQERYLLDAIVTVVDARHGADQLDEHHEAQEQVGFADRILVSKADLAGEAQTQALMQRLRQMNPRAPIRESHFGKTDLTQLLDTRSFDLDAIVEIEPDFLQDVSHTHDDDVTSFVYRNTAPLDQEKLEAFFSTIVTIYGTSMLRYKGVLNVAGADRRLVFQGVHMIFGADLGTPWRADERRETKIVFIGKQLPVEVFKAGLDGCV; translated from the coding sequence ATGCAAGCCCCCGCCGAACTGTCGCGTATCCCCGTCACCATCCTCACCGGTTTCCTGGGTGCCGGCAAAACCACCCTGCTCAACCGGATTCTTACCGAGCACCATGGTGGCCGGGTTGCCGTCATCGAGAACGAATTCGGCGAAGCCGGCATCGACAACGAACTGCTGGTCCAGGACGGCAACGAGCAGATCATCGAGATGAACAACGGCTGCATCTGCTGCACCGTGCGCGGCGACCTCGTGCGGATCCTCTCGACGCTTGCGGCCCGGCGGGACGCGGGTGAACTCGGCTTCGACCGTGTGATTGTGGAGACCACGGGTCTTGCCGATCCCGCACCCGTTGCCCAGACTTTCTTCGCCGACGAGGCCGTGCAGGAGCGGTACCTGCTCGACGCCATCGTCACCGTCGTTGACGCCCGCCACGGTGCCGACCAGCTCGACGAGCATCATGAAGCCCAGGAACAGGTCGGGTTCGCCGACCGTATCCTGGTCTCGAAAGCGGACCTCGCCGGCGAAGCCCAAACCCAGGCGCTGATGCAGCGGCTGCGACAGATGAACCCGCGCGCGCCCATCCGCGAGTCACACTTTGGCAAGACCGATCTCACCCAGCTGCTGGACACCCGCAGTTTCGACCTCGATGCGATCGTCGAGATCGAGCCGGACTTCCTGCAGGACGTTTCGCACACGCACGATGACGACGTGACGTCGTTCGTCTACCGCAACACCGCGCCGCTCGACCAGGAAAAACTCGAAGCCTTCTTCAGCACCATCGTGACGATCTACGGTACGTCGATGCTGCGCTACAAGGGCGTGCTGAACGTCGCGGGGGCCGACCGGCGCCTTGTCTTCCAGGGCGTCCACATGATCTTCGGCGCCGACCTGGGCACACCGTGGCGGGCGGACGAGCGCCGCGAAACGAAGATCGTTTTCATCGGCAAACAGCTCCCGGTAGAAGTCTTCAAGGCGGGGCTCGACGGTTGCGTGTAG
- a CDS encoding metal ABC transporter solute-binding protein, Zn/Mn family codes for MKENHEIDANMTRRHLLHATAAKARIPALSHAVIAAAVLLGCVNTASAAPAVIKAIGVENEYADVISQIGGQYVQVTAIETDPNTDPHTFEVNPKVAGEIASADLVVKNGVGYDAWADKIIAAAPNARRKVIDVQHLLGLSDSTPNPHLWYDPKTMPAVAKEIAADLAALDPAQAGYFQANAKKFDASLKPWLAAIAAFKAHHAGTPVAVTEPVADYMLEAAGIDIQTPYSMQAAIMNGTDPSPQDVTKQNALFTDHKVKVFVYNQQVTDALTQSFLALAKKNGIPVVGVYETMPTPGFTYQSWMVAEVNALDRAVTGKGSTEVLHAGK; via the coding sequence ATGAAAGAAAACCACGAGATCGATGCGAATATGACCCGGCGTCACCTGTTGCACGCGACTGCGGCGAAGGCCCGGATACCGGCCCTTTCCCACGCGGTGATCGCTGCAGCCGTACTTCTTGGCTGTGTCAACACGGCGTCGGCGGCCCCGGCCGTGATCAAGGCGATCGGCGTCGAGAACGAATATGCGGATGTCATTTCGCAGATTGGTGGCCAGTACGTCCAGGTGACGGCGATCGAGACGGATCCGAACACCGATCCGCATACGTTCGAGGTCAACCCGAAGGTAGCAGGCGAAATCGCGTCCGCTGACCTTGTGGTCAAGAACGGCGTCGGATACGACGCCTGGGCCGACAAGATCATCGCAGCGGCACCGAATGCCAGACGCAAGGTGATCGACGTCCAGCACCTGCTCGGTCTGTCCGACAGCACGCCGAACCCGCATCTGTGGTACGACCCGAAGACGATGCCGGCCGTCGCAAAGGAGATTGCGGCGGACCTTGCCGCGCTGGATCCAGCGCAGGCGGGCTACTTCCAGGCCAACGCGAAGAAGTTCGATGCGTCGCTCAAGCCCTGGCTTGCGGCGATTGCTGCGTTCAAGGCCCATCACGCGGGTACTCCCGTTGCCGTGACGGAGCCCGTTGCGGACTACATGCTGGAGGCGGCAGGCATCGACATCCAGACGCCCTACAGCATGCAGGCGGCCATCATGAACGGCACCGACCCGTCGCCGCAGGACGTGACGAAGCAGAACGCCCTGTTCACGGACCACAAGGTGAAGGTGTTCGTCTATAACCAGCAGGTCACGGATGCACTCACGCAGTCGTTCCTTGCGCTGGCGAAGAAGAATGGCATCCCGGTCGTGGGTGTCTACGAGACCATGCCGACACCGGGCTTCACGTACCAGTCGTGGATGGTGGCTGAGGTCAACGCCCTCGACAGGGCTGTGACAGGCAAGGGGTCGACCGAAGTGCTGCACGCAGGGAAATAA